A genomic segment from Luteibacter aegosomatis encodes:
- a CDS encoding 3-deoxy-D-manno-octulosonic acid kinase, whose product MTDHRVTEAADGTILFDAARTAQVDHDWFSPGYWEDRGLLRSQAGGRGGVSLIDTPAGEAVLRHYRRGGMVAALLGDRYLFTGKARTRSQREFRLLMELQRRGLPVAPPLAARYVRSGLRYSADLVTLRIPDAVTLAERVGDAAFNEALAGRVGELVARFHREGAWHADLNAHNILVNGDGLHLIDFDKGRLRSPSAGWRKANLARLKRSLVKVGVREGGDTFDAVLWPTLLAAYERSYAR is encoded by the coding sequence ATGACAGACCATCGCGTCACCGAGGCCGCGGACGGAACGATTCTGTTCGACGCGGCCCGTACAGCTCAAGTCGACCACGACTGGTTCTCGCCCGGGTACTGGGAGGACCGCGGCCTGCTGCGTTCGCAGGCGGGCGGGCGGGGCGGCGTGTCCCTCATCGACACGCCGGCCGGCGAGGCCGTGCTGCGCCATTACCGGCGGGGCGGGATGGTCGCCGCCCTGTTGGGCGACCGCTACCTCTTCACCGGCAAGGCGCGCACGCGGAGCCAGCGCGAGTTTCGCCTGCTGATGGAACTGCAGCGCCGTGGCCTGCCCGTGGCACCGCCCCTCGCGGCGCGTTACGTGCGTAGCGGGCTGCGTTATTCCGCCGACCTGGTCACCTTGCGCATTCCCGATGCCGTGACCTTGGCCGAGCGCGTGGGCGACGCCGCCTTCAACGAGGCCCTGGCCGGGCGGGTGGGCGAACTGGTAGCCCGATTCCACCGCGAAGGGGCCTGGCACGCCGACCTCAACGCGCACAACATCCTGGTCAACGGCGACGGTCTGCACCTCATCGATTTCGACAAGGGTCGGCTGCGTTCGCCCTCGGCGGGCTGGCGCAAGGCCAACCTCGCGCGCTTGAAGCGCTCGCTGGTGAAGGTGGGCGTGCGCGAGGGCGGCGATACCTTCGACGCCGTGCTGTGGCCGACGCTGCTGGCCGCCTATGAGCGGAGCTACGCGCGATGA
- a CDS encoding glycosyltransferase family 9 protein, whose translation MPSLSSHPLPSGDSSLCILRTSAIGDVTHVVPLVRTLQTEAPATRLTWIVGKLERRLVGDLPGVEFVTFDKGKGRQGLRDVREALAGRRFDALLHMQVALRSNLLSLAVKADRRIGYDKARSKDLHGLFVNERIPARSGDHVLDAMASFIEPLGLRQKEVRWDIPVSADDRAWAAEQLPGDAPTLLVSPMSSHAVRNWRVERYAALIDHAMARGMRVALVGGPSEGERALADAILARVERAPLDLTGKDTLKRFMALLARTAMILTPDSGPMHMANAAGVKVLGLHAASNPHRSGPYSDRRWCVDKYDAASRKYLGKPASEIPWGTKIEKPGVMDLVEVGEMVERFEACASFLKLPLGI comes from the coding sequence TTGCCCAGTCTATCAAGCCATCCGCTCCCGTCGGGAGATTCGAGCCTGTGCATCCTGCGCACCTCGGCCATCGGCGACGTCACCCACGTGGTGCCCCTGGTCCGCACGCTCCAGACGGAGGCGCCGGCCACCCGCCTGACCTGGATCGTAGGCAAGCTGGAGCGCCGCCTGGTCGGCGACCTTCCCGGCGTGGAATTCGTCACCTTCGACAAGGGCAAGGGGCGGCAGGGCCTGCGCGACGTGCGCGAGGCACTGGCCGGCCGCCGCTTCGACGCGCTCCTGCACATGCAGGTGGCCCTGCGCTCCAACCTGCTCAGCCTGGCCGTGAAGGCCGACAGGCGCATCGGCTACGACAAGGCGCGCTCGAAAGACCTGCACGGCCTGTTCGTCAACGAACGCATCCCCGCCCGCAGCGGCGACCACGTGCTCGATGCCATGGCGAGCTTCATCGAGCCTCTGGGCCTGCGGCAGAAGGAGGTCCGCTGGGATATCCCCGTATCGGCCGACGACCGGGCCTGGGCTGCGGAACAACTCCCCGGTGACGCGCCCACCCTGCTGGTCAGTCCGATGTCCAGCCACGCGGTGCGCAACTGGCGCGTGGAGCGCTACGCCGCACTGATCGACCATGCGATGGCCCGCGGCATGCGCGTGGCGCTGGTCGGCGGTCCTTCCGAGGGCGAACGGGCGCTCGCCGACGCCATCCTGGCCCGGGTGGAACGGGCACCGCTCGACCTGACCGGGAAAGACACCCTCAAGCGTTTCATGGCGCTGCTCGCCCGCACGGCGATGATCCTGACGCCGGACTCCGGGCCGATGCACATGGCCAACGCGGCCGGCGTGAAGGTGTTGGGGCTACACGCGGCGAGCAATCCCCATCGCTCGGGGCCTTACTCCGACCGGCGCTGGTGCGTCGACAAGTACGATGCCGCGTCGCGGAAGTATCTGGGCAAGCCCGCATCGGAAATCCCGTGGGGCACCAAGATCGAGAAGCCGGGGGTGATGGACCTGGTCGAGGTCGGGGAGATGGTGGAACGGTTCGAGGCGTGCGCTTCGTTCCTGAAGTTGCCGCTCGGAATCTAG
- a CDS encoding DUF6165 family protein, with the protein MSLIQTPVSYGELIDKMTILQIKLQEIKDDAKLANVRNELELLDATWKNDAASQTDIADETNRLLAVNQRLWKIEDDIRLKEKAQAFDDEFIRLARSVYIENDERAAIKREINLKLGSTLVEEKSYQDYRAK; encoded by the coding sequence ATGAGCCTGATCCAGACCCCCGTCTCGTACGGCGAGCTGATCGACAAGATGACCATCCTTCAGATCAAGCTCCAGGAGATCAAGGACGACGCGAAGCTGGCCAACGTCCGCAACGAACTCGAACTGCTCGACGCCACGTGGAAGAACGACGCGGCATCGCAGACCGACATCGCCGACGAGACGAACCGCCTGCTCGCGGTGAACCAGCGGCTTTGGAAAATCGAGGACGACATCCGCCTGAAGGAAAAGGCCCAGGCGTTCGACGACGAGTTCATCCGGCTCGCCCGGTCGGTGTACATCGAGAACGACGAACGCGCGGCGATCAAGCGCGAGATCAACCTGAAGCTGGGTTCGACGCTGGTGGAAGAGAAGTCGTATCAGGATTACCGCGCGAAGTGA
- a CDS encoding FAD-dependent oxidoreductase, which yields MSPPSVLIAGAGPTGLAAALLLSVRGIRVRIVDERSEPAPHSRALAVNPRTLELLEATGVSERMVAEGRRARGVIFHEGGKPLARIEAERIHPRYGLTVLSQVRSEALLTDALAERGIAVERGRKAKLLAQDPDAARVCLDDDGVGVGSFDVVFAADGAHSAFRDALDIEFPGEAYPETWPLFDLPMDTPLDVDHAHVMLFPDGMIFLLAFDPTHWRIISNLPDPLSRLPPGTAVGEPTWTSSFRVAHRVAERCAVGRVALGGDAAHIHSPVGARGLNLGVEDASAFAMYLAAQADDPIGALARYQRERHPVHEAVVRRIRMVTSLARGGNAALRGLRRAILPTAAHLPVLRRFALRTVMGLDHPPPH from the coding sequence ATGAGCCCTCCTTCGGTCCTGATCGCCGGCGCCGGTCCCACCGGCCTCGCCGCCGCCCTCCTGCTCTCGGTGCGCGGCATACGCGTACGCATCGTCGACGAACGAAGCGAACCCGCGCCGCATTCGCGCGCCCTGGCGGTAAACCCGCGGACGCTCGAACTGCTCGAAGCCACCGGCGTCAGCGAACGCATGGTCGCGGAGGGGCGTCGCGCGCGCGGCGTCATCTTCCACGAAGGCGGCAAGCCGCTCGCCCGCATCGAGGCGGAACGCATCCATCCACGCTACGGTCTCACGGTGCTTTCGCAAGTCCGCAGCGAGGCGTTGCTCACCGACGCCCTGGCCGAGCGCGGCATTGCCGTGGAACGCGGCCGCAAGGCGAAGCTGCTGGCGCAGGACCCGGACGCGGCACGCGTCTGCCTCGACGACGACGGCGTGGGCGTGGGTTCCTTCGATGTCGTCTTCGCCGCCGACGGCGCGCACAGCGCGTTTCGCGACGCGCTGGACATCGAATTTCCCGGCGAGGCCTACCCGGAAACCTGGCCGTTGTTCGACCTGCCGATGGATACGCCGCTCGATGTCGACCACGCGCACGTGATGCTCTTCCCCGACGGCATGATCTTCCTGCTCGCCTTCGACCCCACGCATTGGCGGATCATCTCGAACCTGCCCGATCCGCTTTCGCGTCTGCCTCCGGGCACGGCGGTGGGCGAACCGACCTGGACATCGTCGTTCCGCGTTGCCCATCGCGTCGCCGAACGCTGCGCGGTGGGCCGGGTGGCCCTCGGCGGCGACGCCGCTCACATCCACTCGCCCGTCGGCGCGCGCGGCCTGAACCTGGGCGTGGAGGATGCCTCGGCCTTTGCCATGTACCTGGCGGCGCAAGCCGACGATCCCATCGGCGCCCTCGCCCGCTACCAGCGGGAGCGCCATCCCGTGCATGAAGCGGTGGTGCGACGCATCCGGATGGTCACGTCGCTGGCCCGGGGCGGCAACGCGGCGCTGCGCGGCCTGCGACGCGCCATCCTGCCCACGGCCGCGCACCTGCCCGTACTGCGCCGGTTCGCCTTGCGCACCGTCATGGGCCTGGATCATCCACCGCCACATTGA
- a CDS encoding LuxR C-terminal-related transcriptional regulator has product MALTLLIADDHPMFRGALLLALADLLRDGRALEAGSHSAMEAVLAECESVDLVLLDLTMPGAMGFSSLLWLRGEHPDIPVLVVSSNDHPRNVRRAQQFGAAGFVSKSTPADVLRDAVTAVMRGDTAFVGARAERSDDDARLAARLSSLTPQQFRVLMLMAEGLLNKQIAAELGLAENTVKIHVTAVLQKLDCRSRTQAAVLVKSLDLDEGVDGSHL; this is encoded by the coding sequence ATGGCCCTCACCCTGCTCATCGCCGACGACCACCCGATGTTCCGCGGCGCGCTGCTGCTCGCCCTGGCCGACCTGCTACGTGACGGTCGCGCACTGGAAGCGGGCAGCCACAGCGCGATGGAGGCCGTGCTCGCCGAGTGCGAGAGCGTCGATCTCGTCCTCCTCGACCTGACCATGCCGGGCGCGATGGGTTTTTCGTCGCTGTTGTGGCTACGCGGCGAACATCCGGACATTCCCGTGCTGGTGGTGTCATCCAACGATCATCCGCGCAACGTCCGGCGCGCCCAGCAATTCGGCGCGGCGGGATTCGTTTCCAAGTCCACGCCGGCCGACGTGCTTCGCGACGCGGTGACCGCGGTGATGCGCGGCGACACGGCCTTCGTCGGCGCGCGCGCCGAGCGAAGCGACGACGATGCGCGCCTCGCCGCCAGGCTGTCGAGCCTCACGCCCCAGCAGTTCCGCGTACTGATGCTGATGGCGGAAGGCCTGCTCAACAAGCAGATCGCCGCGGAGCTGGGGCTGGCCGAGAACACGGTGAAGATCCACGTTACCGCCGTGCTGCAGAAGCTCGATTGCCGTTCGCGCACGCAGGCGGCCGTGCTGGTGAAGTCGCTGGATCTCGACGAGGGCGTGGACGGCTCGCACCTTTGA
- a CDS encoding hybrid sensor histidine kinase/response regulator, which translates to MRNIRPLHVFWLVLLLSAMAGSAMLGGWLAWRKGLEGIAAQSADRLTLHALAVQRLIDRFRVLPTVLALDPELRAILAGPPEAIDAAALNARLQRANGAVHSSTLTLLDRHGHAIAANNWNTPESNVGLDYGFRPYFRDAMRDGHATFYALGVSTNVAGYFIAQAIDDDAGRHVGAIVLKITLEALPRDWAHGDDIVLLADDHGVVFLDNRDGTWMYRTLHPLDPRESAAIDATRQYGDRRLPPIARASLGDAGDGATRVRVTSPPLEHEVVWRSLAMPQQAWTLHLLADARPALTAGRNAALVVLAGWLPLILVGLVVQQRVRLARLRQRSREELERMVAHHAAALRSAQDSIVAAAHEAAQGGHGNLEHLPQGVSVVDADLRLVAWNARYQQIFGFPDEYMRVGRPIEDIFRFNARRGLLGPGNVEEAIERRLAYLRQGSPHMYERERPDGTTLEIRGNPLPGGGFVTSYADITAYKAAARELRTLATTLEHRVEERTRDLNEAKADAERVSRSKTRFIAAAVHDLLQPLNAARMFVGALAERQDEEGRQLIERVRSALETQDEMLASLLDVSRLEGGAVEPRFGVVALGPMLGDLARQFGVLAGARGLDLHWVDTRIHVRSDALLLRRVVQNFLSNAIHYTLRGRVLVGVRRDGDLARVEVWDTGLGIPEAKTRAIFDEFLRLDSGVDRDRRSAGLGLSIVERIARLLGAPVTVRSWPGRGSVFSIAVPVVAAPGVETFDERAADDESPLSGRRVMLVDSDGATRAEVAALLASWGCDVAAVGDAEAAMRHAELDDPPDVLLLEQPLREGLRAALNARWGVSPPTVLMAVSPSQEEVRRAGEEGLRYLTKPLAPARLRAVLTRLLMVSG; encoded by the coding sequence ATGCGAAACATCCGGCCGCTACACGTGTTCTGGCTCGTCCTGTTGCTGTCCGCCATGGCCGGGAGCGCCATGCTCGGCGGATGGCTGGCGTGGCGTAAGGGGCTGGAGGGTATCGCGGCGCAGTCGGCCGACCGGCTTACCCTGCATGCGCTGGCGGTGCAGCGCCTGATCGACCGGTTTCGCGTGCTGCCCACGGTACTGGCGCTCGATCCCGAGTTGCGGGCCATCCTCGCGGGGCCGCCGGAGGCGATCGATGCCGCGGCGTTGAACGCGCGTCTGCAACGCGCCAACGGCGCGGTGCACTCGTCGACGTTGACCCTGCTCGACCGGCACGGGCACGCCATCGCCGCGAACAACTGGAATACGCCGGAAAGCAACGTGGGACTGGATTACGGATTTCGTCCGTATTTCCGCGACGCCATGCGCGACGGTCACGCCACGTTCTACGCGCTGGGCGTGTCGACCAACGTGGCGGGCTACTTCATCGCGCAGGCCATCGACGACGATGCCGGGCGGCACGTGGGCGCGATCGTGCTGAAGATCACGCTGGAGGCCCTTCCACGCGACTGGGCGCACGGCGACGACATCGTGCTGCTGGCCGACGACCACGGCGTGGTGTTTCTCGACAACCGTGACGGTACCTGGATGTATCGCACCCTGCACCCGCTGGATCCCCGCGAGAGCGCCGCGATCGATGCCACGCGCCAGTACGGCGACCGGCGTCTGCCCCCGATCGCCCGTGCGTCGCTGGGCGATGCGGGCGACGGCGCGACTCGCGTGCGCGTCACGTCGCCGCCGCTGGAGCACGAGGTGGTCTGGCGTTCGCTGGCGATGCCGCAACAGGCATGGACGCTGCACCTGCTGGCCGATGCGCGGCCCGCGCTCACCGCCGGACGCAACGCGGCGCTGGTGGTGCTCGCGGGATGGCTGCCGTTGATCCTCGTGGGCCTGGTCGTGCAGCAGCGGGTGCGCCTGGCCCGCCTGCGCCAGCGCAGCCGCGAGGAACTGGAACGGATGGTGGCGCACCACGCGGCGGCCTTGCGCTCGGCGCAGGACAGCATCGTGGCCGCCGCGCACGAAGCCGCCCAGGGCGGCCACGGCAATCTCGAACACCTGCCCCAGGGCGTGAGCGTGGTGGACGCCGACTTGCGCCTGGTGGCGTGGAATGCGCGATACCAGCAGATCTTCGGTTTTCCCGACGAGTACATGCGCGTCGGTCGGCCCATCGAGGATATTTTCCGCTTCAACGCGCGGCGCGGCCTGCTCGGTCCGGGCAACGTCGAAGAGGCCATCGAGCGACGGCTGGCCTACCTGAGGCAGGGCAGTCCCCACATGTACGAGCGCGAGCGTCCGGACGGCACCACGCTGGAGATCCGCGGCAATCCGCTGCCCGGAGGTGGCTTCGTCACCAGCTATGCGGACATCACGGCGTACAAGGCCGCCGCGCGCGAACTGCGCACGCTGGCGACGACGCTGGAGCATCGCGTCGAGGAGCGCACGCGCGACCTCAACGAGGCCAAGGCGGACGCCGAGCGGGTGAGCCGGTCGAAGACGCGCTTCATCGCCGCCGCGGTGCATGATCTGCTGCAACCGCTCAACGCCGCGCGCATGTTCGTCGGCGCGCTGGCCGAGCGGCAGGACGAGGAAGGACGGCAACTGATCGAGCGCGTGCGCAGCGCGTTGGAAACACAGGACGAGATGCTGGCGAGCCTGCTCGACGTGTCGCGCCTGGAAGGCGGGGCGGTGGAGCCGCGTTTCGGCGTCGTCGCGCTGGGCCCGATGCTGGGCGACCTGGCGCGCCAGTTCGGTGTGTTGGCGGGAGCAAGGGGATTGGACCTGCACTGGGTGGATACACGAATCCACGTGCGCAGCGATGCCCTGTTGCTGCGGCGCGTGGTGCAGAATTTCCTGTCCAACGCGATCCACTACACGCTGCGTGGACGCGTGCTGGTGGGCGTGCGTCGCGACGGCGATCTGGCGCGCGTCGAGGTGTGGGATACGGGCCTGGGCATTCCCGAAGCGAAGACGCGTGCGATCTTCGATGAATTTCTCCGTCTGGATAGCGGTGTGGATCGCGATCGACGCAGCGCGGGATTGGGTCTATCCATCGTCGAGCGCATCGCGCGGCTGCTCGGTGCGCCCGTGACGGTGCGCTCGTGGCCAGGGCGGGGGAGCGTCTTCTCCATCGCGGTACCGGTGGTGGCCGCGCCCGGGGTGGAGACGTTCGACGAACGCGCGGCCGACGACGAATCGCCGCTGTCGGGGCGGCGCGTGATGCTGGTGGATTCCGACGGCGCCACGCGCGCCGAGGTGGCCGCCTTGCTGGCGTCATGGGGCTGCGATGTGGCGGCCGTGGGCGACGCGGAGGCGGCGATGCGGCATGCGGAGCTCGACGATCCGCCGGACGTGCTGTTGCTGGAACAGCCGTTGCGTGAGGGCTTGCGGGCGGCGTTGAATGCGCGTTGGGGCGTTTCGCCGCCGACGGTGCTGATGGCCGTGTCGCCTTCGCAGGAAGAGGTTCGGCGGGCGGGGGAAGAGGGCCTGCGTTATCTCACCAAGCCGCTGGCGCCGGCGCGGCTGCGGGCGGTGTTGACGCGCTTGCTGATGGTTTCGGGCTGA
- a CDS encoding dicarboxylate/amino acid:cation symporter — MLASSSNAATPQPFYRQTYVQVLVAILLGAVLGHFWPTWGEALKPLGDAFIKLVKMVIAPVIFLTVVTGIAGMPHLNAVGRVVLKAMVYFLVFSTLALVVGLVVANVVQPGAGLNIDPTTLSTKEIATYASKAHDISLTGFLLDIIPDTVVGAFTSGNILQVLLFAVLFGISLTLAGERARPVVAFFEAMTEPVFKLVHLLMKAAPIGAFGAIAFTIGRYGIGSLSNLLMLVATFYGTSLLFVLVVLGAVSRLTGFSILKLIRYLKAELLLVLGTSSSEAALPSLMQKMEQAGCDKSVVGLVVPTGYSFNLDGTNIYMTLAALFIAQATNTHLSLGEQIALLLVAMVSSKGAAGVTGAGFVTLAATLSVVPSLPVAGMALILGVDRFMSECRSLTNFIGNAVACVVVARWEGALDRQALDDALDHRAAGRDARPLTVNQGNTP, encoded by the coding sequence ATGCTCGCTTCCTCTTCCAACGCAGCCACCCCGCAGCCTTTCTACCGCCAGACCTACGTGCAGGTACTCGTGGCCATCCTGCTCGGCGCCGTGCTCGGCCACTTCTGGCCTACCTGGGGCGAGGCGCTGAAGCCGCTGGGCGACGCGTTCATCAAGCTGGTGAAGATGGTGATCGCCCCGGTGATCTTCCTCACCGTGGTCACCGGCATCGCCGGCATGCCGCACCTGAACGCGGTGGGGCGCGTGGTGCTGAAGGCCATGGTGTATTTCCTGGTGTTCTCCACGCTCGCGCTGGTGGTCGGCCTCGTGGTGGCGAACGTCGTGCAGCCGGGCGCGGGGCTGAACATCGATCCGACCACCCTGTCGACGAAGGAAATCGCCACGTACGCCTCGAAAGCGCACGACATCTCCCTTACCGGCTTCCTGCTCGACATCATTCCCGACACCGTCGTGGGTGCCTTCACCTCGGGCAACATCCTCCAGGTGCTGCTCTTCGCCGTGCTCTTCGGCATCTCGCTCACGCTGGCCGGCGAGCGCGCCCGGCCCGTGGTGGCGTTCTTCGAGGCGATGACCGAGCCCGTGTTCAAGCTCGTGCACCTGCTGATGAAGGCCGCGCCCATCGGCGCGTTCGGTGCCATCGCGTTCACCATCGGCCGCTACGGCATCGGTTCGCTGTCGAACCTGCTCATGCTGGTGGCGACCTTCTACGGCACCTCGCTGCTCTTCGTGCTGGTGGTGCTCGGCGCCGTGTCGCGCCTCACCGGCTTCTCCATCCTCAAGCTCATCCGCTACCTCAAGGCCGAACTGCTGCTCGTGCTGGGCACGTCGTCGTCGGAAGCCGCCCTGCCCTCGCTGATGCAGAAGATGGAACAGGCCGGCTGCGACAAGTCCGTGGTGGGGCTCGTGGTACCCACCGGCTATTCGTTCAACCTCGACGGCACCAACATCTACATGACGCTGGCCGCGCTGTTCATCGCGCAGGCGACCAACACGCACCTGTCGCTCGGCGAACAGATCGCGCTGCTGCTGGTGGCGATGGTCAGTTCCAAGGGCGCCGCGGGCGTCACCGGCGCGGGCTTCGTGACCCTCGCCGCCACGTTGTCGGTGGTGCCCTCATTGCCCGTCGCGGGCATGGCGCTGATCCTCGGCGTGGACCGTTTCATGAGCGAGTGCCGCTCGCTCACCAACTTCATCGGCAACGCGGTGGCCTGCGTCGTCGTGGCGCGCTGGGAAGGCGCGCTCGACCGCCAGGCCCTCGACGATGCCCTCGACCACCGCGCCGCCGGTCGCGACGCGCGTCCGCTCACCGTAAACCAGGGGAATACACCATGA
- a CDS encoding alpha/beta hydrolase: MRLFRTAILVATVALACTGQAIAQSAPDAGKPLSIDLWPGTPPGGGGPSGPERIGRTGTGVGAVSNVSRPRIEVYKPARPNGAAVILVGGGGYFRIGIGHEVMPTARWLAALGVTPVVLYYRLPADRWPAVAPFQDAQRAIRIVRARAQELGIDPKRIGVLGFSAGGNLAGIAETRSTNAFYPRVDTTDDVSARPDFAGLIYPVVSLQPPFNTTRSSRELATQKDSVQAYSVELHVSHDTPPTFLAQAADDPIADIGNSLVMFDALKKNGVDVEMHVFDKGGHGWGLGDPGTAVASWPRLFAAWARRNGFFSAVDDTPFARMPSKAATPTSTDDDNALDDN, from the coding sequence ATGAGACTCTTCCGTACCGCGATCCTCGTCGCGACGGTCGCCCTCGCCTGCACCGGGCAAGCCATCGCCCAGTCCGCGCCCGACGCGGGCAAGCCGCTGTCCATCGACCTGTGGCCGGGCACGCCGCCCGGCGGCGGCGGTCCGAGCGGTCCGGAACGCATCGGTCGCACGGGCACCGGCGTGGGCGCGGTGTCCAACGTCAGCCGCCCGCGCATCGAGGTATACAAGCCGGCTCGCCCGAACGGCGCTGCGGTGATCCTCGTCGGGGGCGGCGGTTACTTCCGCATCGGCATCGGTCACGAGGTGATGCCCACGGCCAGGTGGCTCGCCGCGCTCGGCGTCACGCCCGTGGTGCTCTACTACCGCCTGCCTGCCGACCGCTGGCCGGCCGTGGCACCGTTCCAGGACGCCCAACGCGCGATCCGCATCGTGCGCGCCCGCGCGCAGGAGCTGGGCATCGATCCGAAGCGCATCGGCGTGCTCGGCTTCTCGGCCGGCGGCAACCTCGCAGGTATCGCCGAAACGCGCTCGACGAACGCGTTTTATCCGCGCGTGGACACGACCGACGACGTCTCCGCCCGTCCGGACTTCGCCGGCCTGATCTATCCCGTGGTGTCGTTGCAGCCGCCGTTCAATACGACGCGCTCCAGCCGCGAGCTGGCCACCCAGAAGGACTCGGTGCAAGCCTACTCCGTGGAACTGCATGTGTCCCACGACACGCCGCCGACCTTTCTCGCCCAGGCCGCCGACGATCCCATCGCCGATATCGGCAACAGCCTGGTGATGTTCGACGCGCTGAAGAAGAACGGCGTGGACGTGGAGATGCACGTCTTCGACAAGGGCGGCCATGGCTGGGGCCTCGGTGATCCGGGTACGGCAGTGGCCTCCTGGCCGCGCCTGTTCGCCGCCTGGGCCCGTCGCAACGGCTTCTTCTCGGCCGTGGACGATACGCCCTTCGCGCGCATGCCGAGCAAGGCCGCCACGCCCACAAGCACTGACGACGACAACGCGCTCGACGACAACTGA
- a CDS encoding OprO/OprP family phosphate-selective porin produces MRNTPRLYVAIAAVLLAGPTFAADTVSNAELLKLIKAQAAEISDLKKRLAAVEHERQPTATAPSVASVTPATPPPNHDAQVEAAIADTRESELAVALARGTGGGGSSSNSVRWGRGGEAGPTFRSDDGYFSFKPNGRLLIDFTRTGGSSYDTRNISGAQITSARLGGEGTIGALGYHVEADFADNEVALRQTYLTYATKLFGHTAKFYLGNFLKDLGTEGSSESARVPFMLRNAATAVGQPVVSYFGMGAQMRVYGDNWHYSLSVNGNAPNSSTSGKNTDSTTYLTRAHWNPIKTSDGFLHVGSWYYYEKISDGVTSINNTPAIALDYNDNLAVSASSIANPTQDRGKGFELGGVFRNFWMMNEYGKRTIDSSTADSVSRHGSSFAAGWMITGEAPGFSSRSGSWKAVKVNHPVTSGGWGAFELAGRVDHYDYADAPRGGKGKSYTLGLNWYLNDWSRLMLNYIHWDTDNKVGSFQGPDTGNSIGMRAQVVF; encoded by the coding sequence ATGCGCAACACACCACGCCTCTACGTGGCGATCGCCGCCGTGCTTCTCGCCGGTCCCACGTTCGCCGCCGACACCGTCAGCAACGCGGAACTGCTCAAGCTCATCAAGGCCCAGGCCGCCGAGATCAGCGACCTGAAGAAACGCCTCGCCGCCGTCGAACACGAGCGGCAACCCACCGCTACCGCGCCGTCCGTCGCCTCGGTCACGCCAGCCACGCCACCCCCGAACCACGATGCGCAGGTGGAAGCCGCCATCGCCGACACGCGCGAAAGCGAACTGGCCGTGGCCCTCGCCCGTGGCACAGGCGGCGGTGGATCGAGCAGCAACAGCGTGCGCTGGGGGCGCGGCGGTGAAGCCGGGCCCACCTTCCGCAGCGACGACGGCTATTTCAGCTTCAAGCCCAACGGCCGCCTGCTCATCGACTTCACCCGCACCGGGGGATCGAGCTACGACACGCGCAACATCAGCGGTGCGCAGATCACCAGCGCGCGATTGGGCGGCGAAGGTACCATCGGCGCCCTGGGTTACCACGTCGAAGCCGACTTCGCGGACAACGAAGTCGCCCTGCGCCAGACCTACCTCACCTATGCCACGAAGCTGTTCGGCCATACGGCGAAGTTCTACCTGGGCAACTTCCTGAAGGACCTCGGCACGGAAGGCTCATCCGAATCCGCCCGCGTGCCCTTCATGCTGCGCAACGCCGCCACGGCGGTGGGCCAGCCGGTGGTGAGCTACTTCGGCATGGGCGCGCAGATGCGCGTGTACGGCGACAACTGGCACTACAGCCTGTCGGTGAACGGCAACGCGCCGAACAGTTCCACGTCGGGCAAGAACACCGACTCCACCACCTACCTCACCCGTGCGCACTGGAACCCGATCAAGACCTCCGACGGCTTCCTGCACGTGGGCTCCTGGTATTACTACGAGAAGATCAGTGACGGCGTCACCAGCATCAACAACACCCCGGCCATCGCGCTCGACTACAACGACAACCTCGCGGTCTCGGCCAGCTCCATCGCCAATCCCACGCAGGATCGCGGCAAGGGTTTCGAGCTGGGGGGCGTGTTCCGTAACTTCTGGATGATGAACGAGTACGGCAAGCGCACCATCGATTCGAGCACGGCCGATTCGGTGAGCCGCCATGGTTCGTCGTTCGCCGCGGGCTGGATGATCACCGGCGAGGCGCCGGGATTCTCGTCGCGCTCGGGCAGCTGGAAAGCGGTGAAGGTGAACCATCCGGTCACCTCCGGCGGCTGGGGCGCCTTCGAGTTGGCGGGCCGTGTCGACCATTACGACTACGCCGACGCCCCGCGCGGCGGCAAGGGCAAGAGTTACACCCTCGGCCTCAACTGGTACCTCAATGACTGGTCACGCCTGATGCTCAACTACATCCACTGGGACACCGACAACAAGGTGGGCAGCTTCCAGGGACCGGACACGGGCAACTCCATCGGCATGCGGGCGCAGGTGGTGTTCTGA